A window from Chryseobacterium vaccae encodes these proteins:
- a CDS encoding RNA recognition motif domain-containing protein, which translates to MNIFVSNINYATKEYELHDLFAEFGDVSSAKIVTDRETGRSRGFGFIEMGDEEGKQAIEALNQKEFNGKTLNVSEAKPREEKPRRSFDNNRGGGYGNNNNRGGGYGNNNRGGGGNRW; encoded by the coding sequence ATGAACATTTTTGTTTCAAACATCAATTACGCAACTAAAGAATATGAGTTGCATGATCTATTTGCAGAATTCGGTGACGTATCATCAGCTAAAATCGTTACTGACAGAGAAACTGGCCGTTCAAGAGGTTTTGGTTTCATCGAAATGGGTGATGAAGAAGGAAAGCAGGCAATTGAGGCTCTTAATCAGAAAGAATTCAACGGAAAAACTTTGAACGTATCTGAGGCTAAGCCAAGAGAAGAAAAGCCAAGAAGAAGCTTCGACAACAACAGAGGCGGAGGTTACGGAAATAACAACAACAGAGGCGGAGGCTATGGTAACAACAACCGTGGCGGAGGCGGAAATCGTTGGTAA
- a CDS encoding BlaI/MecI/CopY family transcriptional regulator produces MKINHLTSAEENFMKLFWKLESFYLKDVMEQHPEPKPHQNTASTYLKILVEKGYLTTEKEGRIFKYSVIVPMEEYRKFLLKELAHHFFNDSGKEILEFLFNENLISQNDLKGYFDLKIEIKPAKAEEPKFEIAEEVLNPKKGKKGKEKEKSKDSKEKKKKKKKD; encoded by the coding sequence ATGAAAATTAATCATCTTACGTCTGCGGAAGAGAACTTTATGAAACTGTTTTGGAAGCTGGAATCTTTTTACCTGAAAGACGTTATGGAGCAGCATCCTGAGCCTAAACCTCATCAAAATACGGCTTCTACTTATTTAAAAATACTTGTTGAAAAAGGGTATCTTACTACAGAAAAAGAAGGCAGAATATTCAAATATTCCGTGATTGTTCCTATGGAAGAATACAGGAAATTTTTACTGAAAGAACTTGCTCATCATTTTTTCAATGATTCCGGAAAGGAAATTCTTGAGTTTTTATTTAACGAAAATTTAATCTCACAAAATGACCTGAAGGGTTATTTTGACCTTAAAATAGAAATAAAGCCAGCCAAAGCTGAAGAACCTAAATTTGAAATTGCTGAAGAAGTACTCAATCCTAAAAAAGGGAAGAAAGGAAAGGAAAAAGAGAAAAGCAAGGATAGTAAAGAGAAGAAGAAAAAGAAGAAAAAAGATTAA
- a CDS encoding phosphatase PAP2 family protein, giving the protein MEEKQPSLVHKISKVISDFFNPLVSLFIFYLYMSVREYSLKDSLFYFVPILLMTIIPVIIWLIWNVKTGRYTNMDVSDRVQRKTLYIFVAGCLMSYLIFHYIRNGYIDLVMLFILILLITMQISNFFIKSSMHTSFNIFVAALFFTLDWKMGLVWLGIATLVGITRIILKRHTIKEVFMGAGIAFLVSFVYLYCDIQFQH; this is encoded by the coding sequence ATGGAAGAAAAACAGCCGTCATTGGTACATAAAATTTCAAAAGTCATCTCTGATTTTTTCAACCCTTTAGTTTCTCTGTTTATTTTCTACCTTTATATGAGTGTAAGAGAATATTCACTTAAAGATTCTCTGTTTTATTTTGTTCCTATTCTTTTAATGACTATTATTCCTGTCATTATCTGGCTGATCTGGAATGTAAAAACAGGAAGATACACCAATATGGATGTATCTGACCGTGTACAAAGGAAAACTTTATATATATTTGTAGCAGGCTGTCTAATGAGTTATCTTATTTTTCACTATATAAGGAATGGATACATCGATCTGGTTATGCTGTTTATTCTGATCCTTCTCATCACCATGCAGATCAGTAATTTTTTCATTAAAAGTTCCATGCATACTTCTTTCAATATATTTGTGGCTGCCTTATTTTTTACACTAGACTGGAAGATGGGCCTTGTCTGGCTGGGCATCGCCACACTGGTAGGAATTACAAGAATTATATTAAAAAGACATACAATAAAAGAAGTATTTATGGGGGCCGGAATAGCATTTCTGGTATCTTTTGTTTATCTTTATTGCGATATACAATTTCAACATTAA
- the pdhA gene encoding pyruvate dehydrogenase (acetyl-transferring) E1 component subunit alpha, which translates to MKEFSKEVYLKWYEDMTMWRRFEDKCRSLYLKQKIRGFLHLYNGQEAIPAGFTHAMDLTKDSMITAYRCHIHPMAMGVDPKRIMAELCGKATGTSGGMGGSMHIFSKEHRFYGGHGIVGGQIPLGAGIAFADKYFDRKAVNICFFGDGAARQGSLHETFNMAMNWKLPVVFVVENNQYAMGTSVKRTANHEDIYKLGLGYEMPCLAVDAMDPEKVAEAAYEAIERARRGDGPTFIEARTYRYRGHSMSDAEPYRSKEEVAVHKNDDPIELVKQRILANGWATEEELETMDNKSRDFVEECIEFMENSPYPDAEKIYEYVYAQEDYPFLDKLEN; encoded by the coding sequence ATGAAAGAATTTTCTAAAGAGGTATACCTGAAGTGGTATGAAGATATGACTATGTGGAGAAGGTTTGAAGACAAATGCCGTTCTCTTTATCTAAAACAAAAGATCAGAGGTTTTTTACATTTGTATAACGGCCAGGAAGCTATTCCTGCCGGCTTCACGCATGCAATGGATTTAACGAAGGACAGTATGATTACAGCTTACAGATGTCACATCCATCCAATGGCGATGGGCGTAGATCCTAAGAGAATCATGGCTGAACTTTGCGGTAAAGCTACCGGAACATCAGGAGGTATGGGTGGTTCTATGCACATTTTCAGCAAAGAGCACCGTTTCTACGGAGGTCATGGTATTGTAGGTGGACAGATTCCTTTGGGAGCAGGTATTGCTTTTGCAGATAAATATTTTGACAGAAAAGCGGTGAATATCTGTTTCTTCGGAGATGGTGCTGCCAGACAGGGGTCTTTACATGAAACATTTAATATGGCAATGAACTGGAAGCTTCCTGTAGTATTTGTTGTAGAGAACAACCAATATGCAATGGGAACTTCTGTAAAAAGAACAGCCAACCACGAAGATATTTATAAACTGGGTCTTGGATATGAAATGCCTTGTCTTGCAGTAGATGCAATGGATCCTGAAAAAGTGGCTGAAGCTGCTTATGAAGCGATAGAAAGAGCAAGAAGAGGAGACGGACCTACATTCATTGAAGCAAGAACATACCGTTACAGAGGACACTCTATGTCTGATGCTGAACCTTACCGTTCTAAAGAAGAAGTAGCGGTTCATAAGAATGATGATCCTATCGAACTGGTAAAACAGAGAATTTTGGCTAACGGATGGGCTACAGAAGAAGAGTTGGAGACTATGGATAACAAGTCAAGAGATTTTGTTGAAGAATGTATCGAATTTATGGAAAATTCTCCATATCCGGATGCTGAAAAAATCTATGAGTATGTGTATGCTCAGGAAGATTATCCATTCTTAGATAAATTAGAAAATTAA
- a CDS encoding pyruvate dehydrogenase complex dihydrolipoamide acetyltransferase yields the protein MAEVITMPRLSDTMTEGKVAKWHKKVGDKVKEGDILAEIETDKAVQDFESEVEGTLLYIGVEEGGAAAVDSVLAIIGNEGEDISGLTGGTATPSAGSEEKKSEEPKTETPASAEQTVAEVPAGVEVITMPRLSDTMTEGKVAKWHKNVGDTVKEGDLLAEIETDKAVQDFESEFNGILLKQGVEEGGAAPVDSVLAIIGPAGTDVSGVGAPKAASQSSEKPAEQKTEAKAEEKAAPAVSSSSSDRVAISPLAKKMAQDKGVDIHDIQGSGENGRIVKKDVENYQPAAKTAASAPAASAAAQVAVSFVQGEDTETPNSQVRSIIAKRLAESKFSAPHYYLMVEINMDKAIEARKEINSIPDTKISFNDMIIKATAIALRKHPQVNSSWAGDKIIHRGNINIGVAVAIPDGLVVPVLKNTDQMNYTQISAAVKDMASRAKSKGLKANEMEGSTFSISNLGMFGIETFTSIINQPNSAILSVGAIIEKPIVKDGQIVVGNTMKLSLACDHRVVDGATGAQFLQTLRTYLESPLTLLL from the coding sequence ATGGCAGAAGTAATTACGATGCCCCGCCTTTCCGACACTATGACGGAAGGTAAAGTGGCGAAATGGCATAAAAAAGTAGGTGATAAGGTAAAAGAAGGAGATATTTTAGCTGAAATTGAAACAGATAAAGCTGTTCAGGATTTCGAATCTGAAGTAGAAGGAACTCTTTTATACATAGGAGTAGAAGAAGGCGGTGCAGCTGCTGTAGACTCTGTTTTGGCTATTATCGGAAATGAAGGAGAAGATATTTCAGGATTAACGGGAGGAACAGCTACTCCCAGTGCTGGCTCCGAAGAAAAAAAATCAGAAGAGCCTAAAACAGAAACTCCTGCATCTGCTGAGCAGACTGTAGCAGAAGTTCCGGCTGGGGTAGAAGTGATTACTATGCCAAGACTGTCTGATACAATGACAGAAGGTAAAGTAGCTAAGTGGCATAAAAATGTAGGCGATACTGTAAAAGAAGGTGATCTTCTTGCGGAAATCGAAACTGATAAAGCAGTACAGGATTTTGAATCCGAATTCAACGGAATATTATTGAAGCAAGGTGTAGAAGAAGGCGGAGCAGCTCCGGTTGATTCCGTTTTAGCAATTATCGGTCCTGCAGGAACAGATGTTTCAGGTGTAGGAGCTCCAAAAGCAGCTTCCCAATCATCAGAAAAACCTGCCGAACAAAAAACTGAAGCTAAAGCTGAGGAAAAAGCAGCTCCGGCTGTAAGTTCATCCTCTTCTGACAGGGTAGCAATTTCTCCTTTAGCTAAGAAAATGGCTCAGGATAAAGGAGTGGACATCCACGATATCCAGGGTTCAGGAGAAAACGGAAGAATCGTTAAAAAAGATGTTGAAAATTATCAGCCTGCTGCGAAAACAGCTGCGTCAGCTCCGGCTGCAAGTGCTGCTGCTCAGGTTGCTGTAAGCTTTGTTCAGGGTGAAGATACGGAGACACCAAACTCACAGGTAAGAAGCATTATTGCAAAACGTCTTGCTGAAAGTAAGTTCTCTGCACCTCACTACTATCTGATGGTAGAGATCAATATGGATAAAGCTATTGAGGCGAGAAAAGAGATCAACTCTATTCCTGATACCAAAATTTCTTTCAATGATATGATTATTAAGGCAACTGCAATTGCTTTAAGAAAACATCCGCAGGTAAATTCAAGCTGGGCAGGAGACAAGATCATCCACAGAGGAAATATCAATATCGGTGTAGCTGTAGCTATTCCGGACGGATTAGTGGTTCCTGTATTGAAGAATACAGATCAGATGAACTACACTCAGATCTCTGCAGCAGTAAAAGATATGGCTTCAAGAGCGAAAAGCAAAGGTCTTAAAGCAAATGAAATGGAAGGTTCCACATTCTCTATTTCCAACTTAGGAATGTTCGGAATTGAAACATTTACAAGCATCATCAACCAACCGAACTCTGCAATCCTTTCAGTAGGAGCAATCATTGAAAAACCGATTGTTAAAGACGGTCAGATTGTTGTAGGAAACACCATGAAGCTTTCATTGGCATGTGACCACAGAGTAGTGGACGGTGCTACCGGTGCTCAATTCTTACAGACATTAAGAACATATTTAGAAAGCCCATTAACTTTGTTACTGTAA
- a CDS encoding TlpA family protein disulfide reductase gives MKKFILIASLLLNMVLLAQEIKVGQVIPSFTIKSEEGMIRSSDLKGKVVLINFFATWCKPCMLELPHLQTEIWEKYKNDKRFSLLIIGREHSQSEIAEFKAKKGFQLPIYPDEDRSAYSLFAKEYIPRNYIMDKDGKVVFSSVGFNEAEFKEMIKKVDELLR, from the coding sequence ATGAAAAAGTTCATCCTTATTGCATCTCTCCTTCTCAATATGGTTTTATTGGCTCAGGAAATTAAAGTAGGCCAGGTCATTCCTAGTTTTACGATTAAAAGTGAAGAAGGAATGATAAGATCATCTGATCTGAAAGGGAAAGTTGTTCTGATCAATTTTTTTGCAACATGGTGCAAACCCTGTATGCTTGAGCTTCCTCATTTACAGACAGAGATTTGGGAAAAATATAAGAATGATAAAAGGTTCTCCTTACTTATCATTGGACGTGAGCATTCTCAAAGTGAAATAGCAGAATTTAAGGCAAAAAAAGGGTTTCAGCTGCCTATTTATCCGGATGAAGACAGATCTGCTTATTCTCTTTTTGCCAAAGAATATATTCCCAGAAACTATATCATGGATAAAGACGGGAAAGTGGTGTTTAGTTCTGTTGGCTTTAATGAAGCAGAATTTAAAGAAATGATAAAGAAGGTTGATGAATTATTAAGATAA
- a CDS encoding ABC transporter ATP-binding protein, with amino-acid sequence MIRARNIHKSYGNLEVLKGVDIHIKTGEVVSIVGESGAGKSTLLQILGTLDLPTNSNKYNTEISIAGESFINMNDKQLSKFRNQNIGFVFQFHQLLPEFTALENVLLPTKIGGANEKEALEKAYALFEDLRIEQRLHHKPNQLSGGEAQRVAVARALINSPKIIFADEPTGNLDSKNADDLHRLFFDLRDKYNQTFVIVTHNPGLAEITDRKLVMKDGMIIE; translated from the coding sequence ATGATTAGAGCAAGGAATATCCATAAATCATATGGGAATTTAGAAGTACTGAAAGGAGTTGATATCCACATTAAAACAGGTGAAGTGGTGTCTATCGTTGGAGAATCAGGAGCAGGAAAATCTACACTTTTGCAGATTCTTGGAACACTGGATCTTCCAACCAATTCCAATAAATACAATACAGAAATTTCTATTGCAGGAGAATCTTTCATTAATATGAATGATAAGCAGCTTTCTAAATTCAGAAATCAGAACATTGGTTTTGTATTTCAGTTTCACCAGCTTCTTCCGGAATTTACCGCATTAGAAAATGTTCTGCTTCCAACAAAAATAGGAGGAGCAAATGAGAAAGAAGCCCTTGAAAAAGCATACGCCTTATTTGAAGATCTTAGGATAGAGCAAAGGCTTCATCACAAGCCTAATCAGTTATCAGGAGGAGAAGCACAGAGGGTTGCTGTTGCCAGAGCTTTGATCAATTCACCGAAGATTATTTTTGCCGATGAGCCTACCGGAAATCTGGATTCAAAGAATGCCGATGATCTTCACCGGTTATTTTTTGACCTTAGAGATAAATACAACCAGACTTTTGTGATTGTCACCCATAACCCGGGTCTTGCTGAAATTACAGACCGGAAATTGGTGATGAAAGACGGTATGATCATAGAATAA
- a CDS encoding murein L,D-transpeptidase catalytic domain-containing protein, protein MKKLIFLFLFIISCAKFESQGTPVSGGIPKEKILEIKSFLKGKNYNQDIAVFINFKTYSGQYRYFVYDLKNNKILQKAIVSHGSGSVVRNSEALVFSNTEGSYQSSLGKYEILQSYNGKFGKAYRMNGLDASNSRAMERAIVLHSLGCVPDKESSSPACLSLGCPMLSVNAFNETAKYLDQSKYPVILYAFY, encoded by the coding sequence ATGAAAAAATTGATATTCCTATTTCTTTTTATCATTTCCTGTGCTAAATTTGAGTCGCAGGGAACTCCCGTTTCCGGAGGTATTCCGAAAGAAAAGATTCTGGAAATTAAAAGTTTTCTGAAGGGCAAAAATTACAATCAGGATATCGCGGTTTTTATCAACTTTAAAACCTATTCAGGACAATACCGTTATTTTGTGTATGACCTGAAAAACAATAAAATACTACAGAAAGCAATCGTTTCTCACGGTTCCGGTTCTGTAGTACGGAATTCAGAGGCTTTAGTATTCAGTAATACGGAAGGATCCTATCAATCTTCCCTTGGAAAATATGAAATTCTGCAGAGCTATAACGGAAAATTCGGTAAAGCTTACAGGATGAACGGTCTCGATGCTTCCAACAGCAGAGCTATGGAACGGGCAATTGTATTACACTCACTGGGATGTGTTCCGGATAAAGAATCATCATCTCCGGCCTGTTTAAGCTTAGGCTGTCCCATGCTCTCGGTAAATGCTTTCAATGAGACTGCAAAATACCTTGATCAATCTAAATATCCGGTTATTTTATACGCTTTCTATTAA
- the radC gene encoding RadC family protein, whose product MPIKLLAEDDRPREKFLLKGRNSLSDSELLAIIMGSGSKDETAVELARKILSSVNNSWHQLSQLSTKELMKFKGIGEAKAISIIAALEIGRRRAVQDIPERAVVVNSNDAYLLLKNQLSDLRTEEFWGIFLNQSNKVIHIAQLTQGGISQSIVDVRILFKTALDHFSTGIIIAHNHPSGSLKPSKEDLHITQKIKEAGKILSIQLLDHIIITQNSYFSFSDDGLL is encoded by the coding sequence ATGCCCATAAAACTTCTTGCCGAAGATGACAGACCCAGAGAGAAATTTTTGCTGAAAGGCCGAAATTCACTTTCTGATTCTGAATTACTGGCTATTATTATGGGAAGCGGAAGTAAAGATGAAACGGCTGTAGAACTGGCAAGAAAGATTCTTTCTTCAGTAAACAACAGCTGGCATCAGCTAAGTCAGCTTTCTACCAAAGAATTGATGAAGTTCAAAGGGATAGGAGAGGCTAAAGCCATTTCTATTATCGCAGCCCTAGAGATCGGGAGAAGAAGAGCTGTTCAGGATATTCCGGAAAGAGCCGTGGTTGTAAATAGTAATGATGCCTATCTTTTATTAAAAAATCAGCTGTCAGATCTGAGAACCGAAGAGTTTTGGGGAATATTTCTTAACCAGAGCAACAAAGTCATTCATATTGCCCAGCTGACTCAAGGAGGCATAAGCCAGTCTATCGTAGATGTAAGAATATTATTCAAGACCGCTCTGGATCATTTTTCAACAGGGATTATTATCGCGCACAATCATCCTTCAGGAAGCCTGAAGCCCAGCAAAGAAGACTTACATATTACACAAAAAATAAAAGAGGCTGGGAAAATACTGAGCATCCAGCTTTTAGACCACATTATTATTACGCAGAACTCATACTTTAGTTTCTCAGATGATGGATTATTATGA
- a CDS encoding S8 family serine peptidase — protein MKNKVLIAAFSLWSALSFAQNKAYYIEIANNDNVPKIKSNGKNLFLEHTDRSVTQVLSKYEIYKFEKAFPLAVTPFLQRIYLLEVNKSEVFEDLKQFSRYFPLIEETRKPEILYTPNDYHYPIGSSAPRKSLDLINITNAWDYTHGDPNIKIGICDTPIRLTHEDLVGKVTSLDTYTYPDSHGTAVASHAAANTDNGKGIPGTGFNSTVLYKMNNSVNGLLELSKKGARVVNASWHNGYCAPSTIEQSVIDEIYANGTVVIAAAGNSSTCGGPFTYVYPASYNHVISVSTVGHEDVGFTYNNIPMIWKDRVEHNIGDPATINRVNDKVDVYASGYNVLGATAESDTSYGGAWGTSLSAPQVSGVVALLFSANNCLNADEVESILKLGASDLDTIPENLPYVGRMGAGRIDAGKSTKLAWQMNPVNGGEMLVSGRDFNRYSFELINSPQKVRIKDQSFVNQSEITIKAKDYILLENNVVLAPDPGKSNYLYIGDNSCYTFAPVATKASETERNSKLSDVQIAESNLLAVEVYPNPSSGLIYFKNLEKISAGEKISVAVYDLSGRLVINKPNLSVLGIVRNGFDISELKQGSYLVELSSGKEKVNKKIIKK, from the coding sequence ATGAAAAATAAAGTATTAATTGCTGCATTTTCTTTATGGTCCGCCTTATCTTTTGCTCAAAATAAAGCCTACTATATAGAAATTGCAAACAACGATAATGTTCCCAAAATAAAAAGCAATGGTAAAAACCTGTTTTTAGAACATACCGACAGATCTGTTACACAAGTTTTATCGAAATATGAAATCTATAAATTTGAAAAAGCTTTTCCCCTGGCAGTTACCCCATTTCTGCAGAGAATATATCTGCTGGAGGTTAATAAAAGTGAAGTTTTCGAGGATTTAAAGCAATTCAGTAGATATTTTCCTCTGATAGAAGAAACCCGTAAACCGGAAATTTTATATACCCCGAATGATTATCATTATCCCATTGGAAGCTCAGCTCCCCGCAAAAGTCTTGATCTCATCAATATAACAAATGCCTGGGATTACACTCATGGAGATCCTAATATTAAAATAGGAATATGTGATACCCCTATCAGGCTTACCCACGAAGACCTTGTAGGAAAAGTAACCAGCCTGGATACTTATACCTATCCGGATTCTCATGGAACAGCAGTAGCAAGCCACGCTGCGGCAAATACCGATAATGGTAAGGGAATCCCTGGAACCGGGTTTAACTCTACTGTACTTTATAAAATGAACAATAGTGTTAACGGATTATTGGAATTATCAAAAAAAGGAGCAAGAGTAGTTAATGCCAGCTGGCATAACGGATATTGTGCACCAAGTACTATTGAACAAAGCGTTATTGATGAAATATATGCTAATGGAACAGTAGTTATTGCAGCGGCAGGAAATTCATCTACCTGTGGAGGTCCTTTCACTTATGTATATCCTGCAAGTTACAATCATGTGATCAGTGTTTCTACCGTGGGACATGAAGATGTAGGCTTTACTTACAACAATATTCCGATGATCTGGAAAGATCGAGTAGAACATAACATCGGAGATCCTGCAACCATTAACAGAGTGAACGATAAAGTGGATGTGTATGCTTCAGGATATAATGTTCTGGGAGCAACTGCAGAAAGTGACACTTCTTATGGAGGCGCGTGGGGAACTTCTTTATCAGCCCCGCAGGTATCAGGTGTTGTGGCCTTATTATTTTCAGCTAATAATTGTTTGAATGCAGATGAAGTAGAGTCTATTCTGAAATTAGGAGCATCCGATCTTGATACCATTCCGGAGAACCTTCCATACGTCGGAAGAATGGGAGCGGGTAGAATTGATGCGGGAAAATCTACTAAACTGGCCTGGCAGATGAATCCGGTAAACGGCGGTGAGATGCTGGTTTCAGGAAGAGATTTTAACCGATATAGTTTTGAGCTGATTAATTCTCCTCAGAAAGTAAGAATAAAAGATCAGTCATTTGTAAACCAATCTGAAATTACCATTAAAGCAAAAGACTATATCCTTCTGGAAAATAATGTTGTATTGGCACCGGATCCTGGGAAATCAAATTACCTTTATATTGGCGATAATTCATGTTATACCTTCGCACCGGTGGCCACTAAAGCTTCTGAAACAGAACGAAACAGCAAATTATCAGATGTGCAGATCGCAGAAAGTAACCTTTTGGCTGTTGAAGTGTATCCTAATCCGTCATCAGGACTTATTTACTTTAAAAACCTGGAAAAGATCAGTGCTGGCGAAAAAATATCTGTAGCAGTTTATGATCTTTCGGGAAGACTGGTCATCAATAAACCGAATCTATCCGTATTAGGTATTGTACGTAACGGGTTTGATATAAGCGAATTAAAACAAGGCTCCTATTTGGTTGAACTGAGTTCAGGTAAAGAAAAAGTCAATAAGAAAATTATTAAAAAATAA
- a CDS encoding DUF7935 family protein: protein MTSFSGYLPYAFALIIAIPFLVLLRQFVHTYITLKNQEIKLLSVKSNTENKTHSYERMTLFLERMKPSNLIQKFDKDLAVHEFIFLTEKAINEEFEYNSSQQLYLTKNSWKNIVDSKNAVIDLLHKTYEGLKGNADLDEFKTIFIMNYMESEDYIADTIEDLRREILIIT, encoded by the coding sequence ATGACTAGTTTTTCAGGATATTTACCTTATGCTTTTGCATTGATTATTGCAATTCCTTTTCTGGTTTTGCTGAGACAATTTGTACATACCTATATTACCCTTAAAAATCAGGAGATCAAACTTCTTTCCGTAAAATCGAATACAGAAAACAAAACCCATTCTTATGAAAGGATGACTCTCTTTCTGGAAAGAATGAAACCTTCCAATCTTATTCAGAAATTTGATAAAGATCTTGCGGTTCATGAATTTATTTTCCTTACTGAAAAAGCAATCAATGAAGAATTTGAATATAACTCTTCACAGCAGCTTTATCTGACAAAAAATTCATGGAAGAATATCGTGGATTCTAAGAATGCAGTGATTGATCTGCTTCATAAAACGTATGAAGGGTTGAAAGGAAATGCTGATCTGGATGAATTCAAGACCATTTTCATCATGAATTACATGGAAAGTGAAGATTATATTGCCGATACAATAGAAGATCTTCGAAGAGAAATTTTAATAATAACTTAA
- a CDS encoding inorganic pyrophosphatase produces the protein MIPNFKAHPWHGITAGEDAPNVVNVFVEIVPSDTIKYEVDKETGFLKVDRPQKFSNIIPALYGFVPRTYCHNEVMKLAVEAGADDVTMGDHDPLDICVLSSHNIHSGGILMEAIPIGGFKMIDGGEADDKIVAVMIGDHAFGHFRDISELPEAEVKRLMHYFLTYKNLPDEPAKCRIHEIYGAEHAKKVIKASQTDYANKFGG, from the coding sequence ATGATTCCAAATTTTAAAGCACATCCATGGCATGGAATTACTGCGGGAGAAGATGCGCCAAATGTTGTAAATGTATTTGTGGAAATCGTTCCTTCAGATACCATTAAATATGAAGTTGACAAAGAAACAGGATTTTTGAAGGTAGACAGGCCTCAGAAATTTTCCAATATTATCCCTGCTTTGTATGGTTTTGTTCCAAGAACATACTGCCATAATGAAGTAATGAAACTTGCTGTAGAAGCAGGAGCAGATGATGTAACCATGGGAGATCATGACCCTCTTGATATTTGTGTATTAAGTTCGCACAACATTCACTCCGGAGGAATATTAATGGAAGCTATTCCAATCGGTGGATTTAAAATGATCGATGGAGGAGAAGCAGATGACAAAATTGTTGCTGTAATGATCGGAGATCATGCTTTCGGACACTTCAGAGATATCTCTGAGCTTCCTGAAGCTGAAGTAAAAAGATTAATGCACTACTTCCTTACGTATAAAAATTTACCGGATGAGCCTGCAAAATGCAGAATCCATGAAATTTACGGAGCGGAGCACGCTAAAAAAGTGATCAAAGCTTCTCAAACAGATTATGCCAATAAATTTGGCGGATAA